A genomic segment from Sulfuritalea hydrogenivorans sk43H encodes:
- the ilvD gene encoding dihydroxy-acid dehydratase, with translation MPAYRSRTSTHGRNMAGARALWRATGMKDGDFGKPIIAVVNSFTQFVPGHVHLKDMGQLVAREIEAAGGVAKEFNTIAIDDGIAMGHGGMLYSLPSRELIADSVEYMVNGHCADAMVCISNCDKITPGMLMASLRLNIPTVFVSGGPMEAGKVKWHGEYRMVDLIDAMIESADDKNSDAEVASMERSACPTCGSCSGMFTANSMNCLTEALGLSLPGNGSLLATHADREMLFLKAGRVAVDLCRRWYVEDDASVLPRSIASFAAFENAIALDIAMGGSTNTVLHLLAAAQEAGVNFTLADIDRMSRKVPCLAKVAPATQKYHMEDVHRAGGIMAILGELDRAGLINRDCPTVLYPSMGEALDCCDVKRNNSPAVHHFYRAAPGGVPTQVAFSQNRRYPKLDLDRVNGCIHDKAHAYSQDGGLAVLFGNIAEKGCVVKTAGVDDANLKFTGRARVCQSQEEAVEKILADQIVAGDIVIVVYEGPKGGPGMQEMLYPTSYLKSKGLGKACALLTDGRFSGGTSGLSIGHASPEAAAGGAIGLVEEGDTIEIDIPNRRIHLAVQESALAARRTAMEARGTAAWKPVNRQREVSAALKAYAAMTTSADTGAVRDISQLS, from the coding sequence ATGCCCGCCTATCGTTCCCGCACTTCCACCCACGGCCGCAACATGGCCGGCGCCCGCGCGCTGTGGCGCGCCACCGGCATGAAGGATGGCGATTTCGGCAAGCCGATCATCGCCGTGGTCAATTCCTTCACCCAGTTCGTGCCGGGCCATGTGCATCTGAAGGACATGGGCCAGCTGGTGGCGCGCGAGATCGAAGCGGCGGGCGGCGTGGCCAAGGAATTCAACACCATCGCGATCGACGACGGCATCGCCATGGGCCACGGCGGCATGCTCTACAGCCTGCCGTCGCGCGAACTGATCGCCGACTCGGTCGAATACATGGTGAACGGCCATTGCGCCGATGCAATGGTCTGCATTTCGAACTGCGACAAGATCACTCCGGGCATGCTGATGGCGTCCTTGCGCCTCAACATCCCGACCGTGTTCGTTTCCGGCGGGCCGATGGAGGCGGGCAAGGTCAAATGGCACGGCGAGTACCGCATGGTCGACCTGATCGACGCGATGATCGAATCCGCCGACGACAAGAACAGCGACGCCGAAGTGGCCAGCATGGAACGCTCGGCCTGCCCCACCTGCGGTTCCTGCTCCGGCATGTTCACCGCCAACTCGATGAACTGTCTGACCGAGGCGCTCGGCCTGTCGCTGCCGGGCAACGGCTCGCTGCTGGCGACCCATGCCGACCGCGAAATGCTGTTCCTCAAGGCCGGCCGCGTCGCCGTCGACCTTTGCCGGCGCTGGTACGTGGAGGACGACGCTTCGGTGCTGCCGCGCTCGATCGCCAGCTTTGCCGCCTTCGAAAATGCCATCGCGCTCGACATCGCCATGGGCGGCTCGACCAACACCGTGCTGCACCTCCTGGCTGCGGCGCAGGAGGCCGGCGTCAACTTCACCCTGGCCGACATCGACCGCATGTCGCGCAAGGTGCCCTGCCTGGCCAAGGTGGCGCCGGCAACGCAGAAGTACCACATGGAAGACGTGCATCGCGCCGGCGGCATCATGGCCATCCTCGGCGAACTCGACCGCGCCGGCCTGATCAACCGCGATTGCCCGACCGTGCTGTATCCGAGCATGGGCGAGGCGCTCGACTGCTGCGACGTCAAGCGCAACAACTCACCGGCCGTACACCACTTCTACCGCGCCGCGCCTGGCGGCGTGCCGACGCAGGTCGCCTTCTCGCAAAACCGCCGCTACCCGAAGCTCGATCTCGATCGCGTCAACGGCTGCATCCACGACAAGGCCCACGCCTATTCGCAGGACGGCGGCCTCGCCGTGCTGTTCGGCAACATCGCGGAGAAAGGCTGTGTGGTCAAGACCGCCGGCGTCGATGATGCCAACCTCAAATTCACCGGCCGCGCCCGCGTTTGCCAGTCGCAGGAAGAAGCCGTGGAGAAGATCCTTGCCGACCAGATCGTCGCCGGCGACATCGTGATCGTGGTCTATGAAGGCCCGAAGGGCGGCCCCGGCATGCAGGAGATGCTCTACCCGACCTCGTATCTCAAGTCCAAGGGGCTGGGCAAGGCCTGTGCCCTGCTGACCGACGGCCGCTTCTCCGGCGGCACCTCGGGGCTTTCCATCGGCCACGCCTCGCCGGAAGCGGCGGCGGGCGGCGCCATCGGCCTGGTCGAAGAGGGCGACACCATCGAGATCGACATCCCCAACCGCCGCATCCATCTCGCGGTCCAGGAGTCGGCGCTGGCGGCACGGCGAACTGCGATGGAAGCCCGCGGTACGGCAGCCTGGAAGCCGGTCAATCGGCAGCGCGAAGTCTCGGCCGCGCTGAAAGCCTATGCGGCGATGACCACCTCGGCCGACACCGGCGCGGTAAGGGATATATCGCAGCTTTCTTGA
- a CDS encoding alpha/beta hydrolase: MRRLLPLLFVLSTGWVFAQGPAMPARDADELLVRAGANSPRVPEAERLGARVKRTRDGRSFALVWRPVGESRGWIVTLHGSGSWAHDEIVLWQPFAQQRQLGIIALQWWFGGGQQSADYYAPPEMRREIEALMTAVGARAENTLLHGFSRGAANLYALVAMDGRTPRPLFRSVIANAGGMSADFPMNRDIAGGRFGPAPFSNTRWWLYCGGGDPNPERDGCPAMRRSQRWLQDRGAQVELTEDPGGDHGGFHRRGQNVDRALDWLLGAR, from the coding sequence ATGCGCCGTCTTCTTCCATTGCTGTTTGTCCTTTCTACCGGTTGGGTCTTCGCCCAGGGGCCGGCCATGCCGGCCCGGGATGCCGACGAACTGCTGGTCCGGGCGGGAGCCAATTCGCCCCGCGTGCCGGAAGCCGAGCGCCTCGGCGCGCGCGTCAAACGTACGCGCGACGGGCGCAGCTTCGCACTGGTCTGGCGGCCGGTGGGCGAGTCACGCGGCTGGATCGTCACGCTGCACGGCAGCGGCAGCTGGGCCCATGACGAGATCGTGCTCTGGCAGCCTTTCGCGCAGCAGCGCCAGCTCGGCATCATTGCCCTGCAGTGGTGGTTCGGCGGGGGCCAGCAGAGTGCCGACTATTACGCGCCGCCCGAGATGCGGCGCGAGATCGAAGCGCTGATGACGGCTGTCGGTGCCCGTGCCGAGAACACCCTGTTGCACGGTTTCTCGCGCGGCGCGGCGAATCTCTACGCGCTGGTGGCAATGGATGGCCGCACGCCGCGCCCCCTGTTTCGCAGCGTGATCGCCAATGCCGGAGGCATGTCCGCCGACTTCCCCATGAATCGTGACATCGCGGGCGGCCGCTTCGGTCCCGCGCCGTTTTCCAATACGCGGTGGTGGCTCTACTGCGGCGGCGGCGATCCCAATCCCGAGCGCGACGGTTGTCCCGCCATGCGCCGCAGCCAGCGCTGGCTGCAGGACCGGGGAGCGCAGGTCGAGTTGACGGAAGACCCCGGCGGCGACCACGGCGGCTTCCATCGCCGCGGCCAGAACGTCGATCGCGCACTCGACTGGCTTCTCGGCGCACGCTGA
- the lgt gene encoding prolipoprotein diacylglyceryl transferase, giving the protein MLIHPQFDPIAVSIGPLAVRWYGLMYLAGFVAFLWLGKRRAQSQPWHGMSAQDIDDLLFYGVLGVVLGGRLGQVLFYEPGYYLAHPLEILAVWKGGMAFHGGMLGVFVAMALFARKTGRTFFQVTDFIAPLVPLGLMAGRIGNFINGELWGRVADATLPWAMVFPRVDSLPRHPSPLYQAAGEGLLLFVILWLFSARQRATGAVSGMFLIGYGVLRFVAEYFREPDHGIFGLSYVVSMGQWLSLPMVLVGLWLLLRKPATPL; this is encoded by the coding sequence ATGCTGATCCATCCGCAGTTCGATCCCATCGCCGTTTCCATCGGCCCGCTGGCCGTGCGCTGGTACGGCCTCATGTACCTGGCCGGCTTCGTCGCCTTCCTCTGGCTCGGCAAGCGACGCGCGCAATCGCAGCCCTGGCACGGCATGAGCGCGCAAGACATCGATGACCTGCTGTTCTACGGCGTGCTCGGCGTGGTGCTCGGCGGGCGGCTGGGGCAGGTACTGTTTTACGAGCCGGGCTATTACCTCGCCCATCCGCTGGAAATCCTCGCGGTATGGAAAGGCGGCATGGCCTTCCACGGCGGCATGCTCGGCGTGTTCGTGGCGATGGCGCTGTTTGCCCGAAAGACCGGCCGGACATTTTTTCAGGTGACCGATTTCATCGCCCCGTTGGTGCCGCTGGGCCTGATGGCCGGTCGCATCGGCAATTTCATCAATGGCGAATTGTGGGGTCGGGTCGCCGACGCCACGCTTCCCTGGGCGATGGTTTTCCCGCGGGTCGACAGCCTGCCGCGTCATCCGTCGCCCTTGTATCAGGCGGCCGGCGAGGGCCTGCTGCTGTTCGTCATCCTCTGGCTGTTTTCCGCGCGCCAGCGCGCGACGGGCGCGGTTTCGGGGATGTTCCTGATCGGCTACGGCGTGCTGCGCTTCGTCGCCGAATATTTCCGCGAGCCGGATCACGGCATCTTCGGCCTGTCCTACGTGGTCAGCATGGGGCAGTGGCTGTCGCTGCCGATGGTTCTGGTCGGGCTCTGGCTGCTGCTGAGGAAACCGGCGACGCCGCTATAG
- a CDS encoding SDR family oxidoreductase — translation MRVFITGASSGIGEALARHYAAMGATLGLAARRQHRLSELIAGLPGEHACYPLDVADAAALQAAAADFIAHHGVPDIVIANAGVSVGTLADEADDLPALNRVFQTNVMGMAQTLQPFIGAMKARGSGRLVGIASVAGIRGLPGAGAYSASKAAAITFLESLRVELRGSGVKVVTIAPGYIATPMTAVNSYPMPFILPADKAARRFSRAIERGTSYTVIPWQMGIVAKLMRLLPNPVFDAIFARGGRKPRGLDL, via the coding sequence GTGCGCGTTTTCATCACCGGCGCATCGAGCGGCATCGGCGAGGCGCTGGCCCGCCACTATGCGGCGATGGGCGCCACACTGGGATTGGCGGCGCGCCGCCAGCACCGACTTTCCGAATTGATTGCGGGCCTTCCCGGCGAGCATGCCTGCTACCCGCTGGATGTCGCCGACGCGGCCGCGCTGCAAGCCGCCGCCGCCGATTTCATCGCGCACCATGGCGTGCCGGACATCGTCATCGCCAACGCCGGGGTTTCCGTCGGCACGCTGGCAGACGAAGCCGACGACCTGCCGGCCCTTAACCGCGTCTTCCAGACCAACGTGATGGGCATGGCGCAGACCCTGCAACCCTTCATCGGGGCCATGAAGGCGCGCGGCAGCGGCCGCCTGGTCGGCATCGCCTCGGTGGCGGGGATTCGCGGTTTGCCTGGGGCCGGCGCCTACTCGGCGTCGAAGGCCGCCGCCATCACCTTCCTGGAATCGCTGCGCGTCGAATTGCGCGGCAGCGGCGTCAAGGTGGTCACCATCGCCCCCGGCTACATCGCCACGCCGATGACGGCGGTGAACAGCTACCCGATGCCCTTCATCCTTCCGGCCGACAAAGCCGCCCGCCGTTTCTCCCGCGCCATCGAGCGCGGCACCAGCTACACGGTCATTCCCTGGCAGATGGGCATCGTCGCCAAGCTGATGCGCCTGTTGCCCAACCCCGTGTTCGACGCCATCTTCGCGCGCGGCGGAAGAAAACCGCGCGGGCTCGATCTATAG
- a CDS encoding thiol:disulfide interchange protein DsbA/DsbL, with amino-acid sequence MRAWRRVLVAVLATLGLCVASGAGAAELLEGRDFRTINPPLATERDRIEVTEFFWYGCPHCFDFEPKLTAWVKKLPADVSFRRVPTIFPDNRWLPGARLYYTLEAMGQLEKMHIEVFHGMHSERRRLDNDKVLFEWIAGKGVDLKKFSEVWSSFGVQTRVFQARELTKASGLTGVPGVMVQGRYLALTTGSYDEMLANIDQLIARVRAEAGRK; translated from the coding sequence ATGAGGGCATGGCGCAGGGTTCTGGTTGCAGTCCTGGCGACGCTGGGCTTGTGCGTCGCGTCGGGCGCCGGCGCCGCGGAGCTGCTGGAAGGACGCGACTTTCGCACCATCAATCCACCGCTGGCGACCGAGCGGGACAGGATAGAAGTCACCGAATTCTTCTGGTATGGCTGCCCGCACTGCTTCGACTTCGAGCCGAAGCTGACGGCATGGGTGAAGAAGCTGCCCGCCGATGTCAGCTTCCGCCGCGTGCCGACGATATTCCCCGACAACAGATGGCTGCCCGGCGCCCGGCTCTATTACACGCTGGAAGCCATGGGCCAGCTGGAGAAAATGCACATTGAGGTATTCCACGGAATGCACTCTGAGCGACGGCGCCTGGACAACGACAAAGTCCTGTTCGAATGGATTGCCGGCAAAGGTGTCGACCTTAAGAAGTTCAGCGAGGTCTGGTCGTCCTTCGGCGTGCAAACCCGTGTGTTCCAGGCCCGCGAACTGACCAAGGCGTCAGGCCTGACCGGCGTCCCCGGCGTGATGGTGCAAGGCCGCTATCTGGCGCTGACAACAGGCAGCTACGACGAAATGCTGGCCAACATCGACCAGTTGATCGCGCGCGTCCGCGCCGAAGCGGGCCGCAAGTAG
- a CDS encoding SPOR domain-containing protein → MSKFDRNSEKTLRAASNKRAPQKKSGGGTLLGIFVGLVVGVSIAFGVVWYLNKSPLPFQNKYEGAPKAESGKAATPGTAGTPQTPAPLPGKPGDKPSDKQRFEFYNILEGKQPAAPGAAVPAPAVSVTPATPVAPVVDAKPVSTEIYFLQVGAFQKAADADNLKAKLALTGLEAGVQEVSIPEKGTMHRVRVGPFRTPDEMNRARALLSQNGVQGTVIKQKE, encoded by the coding sequence ATGAGCAAATTCGACAGGAACTCGGAGAAGACCTTGCGCGCGGCGTCGAACAAGCGGGCGCCGCAGAAGAAAAGCGGCGGCGGCACCCTGCTCGGAATTTTCGTCGGCCTCGTGGTCGGCGTCTCGATCGCCTTCGGCGTGGTCTGGTACCTCAACAAGTCGCCGCTGCCGTTCCAGAACAAATACGAAGGCGCACCGAAAGCGGAGTCGGGCAAGGCTGCGACGCCCGGGACAGCCGGCACCCCGCAAACTCCCGCGCCGCTGCCTGGCAAGCCCGGCGACAAGCCCTCCGACAAGCAGCGTTTCGAGTTCTACAACATTCTCGAAGGCAAGCAGCCGGCCGCCCCCGGCGCTGCCGTGCCCGCTCCCGCGGTTTCCGTGACGCCGGCAACGCCCGTCGCACCCGTGGTCGACGCCAAGCCCGTATCGACGGAAATCTATTTCCTCCAGGTCGGCGCCTTCCAGAAGGCCGCCGATGCCGACAACCTCAAAGCCAAGCTTGCGCTCACCGGTCTTGAGGCCGGCGTGCAGGAAGTCAGCATTCCCGAGAAGGGCACCATGCATCGCGTGCGTGTCGGGCCCTTCCGCACTCCCGATGAAATGAACCGGGCCCGCGCCTTGTTGTCGCAGAATGGAGTGCAGGGCACCGTCATCAAGCAGAAGGAATAG
- the argS gene encoding arginine--tRNA ligase, with protein sequence MPTYDMAAPSAPDRTALDVRQHLAGLLRAALGSVAPEQLGAEILLERPKQASHGDFASNLAMQMARELKTNPRQIAERLVRELPPSSAVVKVEIAGAGFINFTLSAAARTAVVGAVLAAGHEFGRGPASRLKLQVEFVSANPTGPLHVGHGRGAAYGASLASLLAFAGYEVTREYYVNDAGRQMDILAVSAWLRYLELFDEPVPFPPNAYQGGYVREMAEQIKQAHGDRYVHPAEAVLACVPETDDIEARLDGLILAGKDLLGEDWTYVHSHVLSEQLADCRADLEEFGVHFDVWFSERSLYDTGMVARAVAALEQSGHIYLQDGAKWFASTAFGDEKDRVVQRDNGLFTYFASDIAYHLNKFERGFDKVIDVWGADHHGYIPRVKGALNASGADANRLDVALVQFVSLFRDGQKASMSTRSGEYVTLRQLRAEVGNDACRFFYMLRKCDQALDFDLDLAKSESNDNPVYYVQYAHARICSVLAQWDGDQSTLAATDLAPLLHERETALCARLAEFPELIQQAARDYAPHALAFYLKDLAGDFHSWYNAERVLVDDQALRQARLALALATRQVLQNGLSLLGVSQPVSM encoded by the coding sequence ATGCCCACTTACGATATGGCCGCACCCAGCGCACCCGACCGCACCGCCCTCGACGTCCGCCAGCACCTTGCCGGCCTCCTGCGCGCCGCGCTGGGCAGCGTGGCGCCCGAACAGCTTGGCGCCGAAATCCTCCTCGAACGTCCCAAGCAGGCCAGCCACGGCGATTTCGCCAGCAACCTGGCGATGCAGATGGCACGCGAGCTGAAGACCAACCCGCGCCAGATTGCCGAGCGCCTGGTGCGCGAATTGCCGCCCTCCTCCGCCGTGGTCAAGGTCGAGATCGCCGGCGCCGGCTTCATCAACTTCACCCTGTCGGCGGCGGCCCGCACCGCCGTGGTCGGCGCGGTACTCGCGGCGGGACACGAGTTCGGTCGCGGCCCGGCCAGCCGGCTCAAGCTGCAGGTCGAGTTCGTTTCCGCCAACCCCACCGGCCCGCTGCACGTCGGCCACGGCCGTGGCGCGGCGTATGGCGCCAGCCTGGCCTCGCTGCTGGCCTTCGCCGGCTACGAGGTGACGCGCGAGTACTATGTCAATGATGCCGGACGGCAGATGGACATCCTTGCGGTATCCGCCTGGTTGCGTTACCTGGAACTGTTCGACGAACCGGTGCCCTTCCCGCCCAATGCCTATCAGGGTGGCTACGTGCGCGAAATGGCGGAGCAGATCAAGCAGGCCCACGGCGACCGCTACGTGCATCCGGCCGAAGCGGTGCTGGCCTGCGTGCCCGAGACAGACGACATCGAAGCCCGCCTCGACGGACTGATCCTCGCCGGCAAGGACCTGCTGGGCGAAGACTGGACCTATGTCCATAGCCATGTGCTGTCGGAGCAGCTGGCGGATTGCCGCGCCGACCTGGAAGAATTCGGCGTGCATTTCGACGTCTGGTTCTCCGAACGCAGCCTCTACGACACCGGCATGGTGGCGCGCGCGGTCGCGGCGCTGGAACAATCCGGCCACATCTACCTGCAGGACGGCGCCAAGTGGTTCGCTTCGACGGCCTTCGGCGACGAAAAAGACCGCGTGGTCCAGCGCGATAACGGCCTCTTCACCTATTTCGCCTCCGACATCGCCTATCACCTGAACAAGTTCGAGCGCGGCTTCGACAAGGTAATCGACGTCTGGGGCGCCGACCATCACGGCTACATCCCGCGCGTCAAGGGCGCGCTCAACGCATCGGGAGCCGATGCCAATCGGCTCGACGTGGCGCTGGTGCAATTCGTCAGCCTGTTCCGCGACGGCCAGAAGGCCTCGATGTCCACCCGCTCCGGCGAATACGTGACGCTGCGCCAGCTGCGCGCGGAAGTCGGCAACGACGCCTGCCGCTTCTTCTACATGCTGCGCAAATGCGACCAGGCGCTGGATTTCGATCTCGACCTGGCGAAGTCGGAAAGCAACGACAACCCGGTGTACTACGTGCAGTACGCCCACGCCCGCATCTGCTCGGTGCTGGCGCAATGGGATGGCGACCAGTCGACACTGGCCGCTACCGATCTGGCGCCGCTGCTGCATGAGCGGGAAACCGCGCTCTGCGCGCGGCTGGCCGAGTTCCCCGAACTGATTCAGCAGGCCGCGCGCGACTATGCGCCGCATGCGCTGGCCTTCTACCTCAAGGACCTGGCCGGCGATTTCCACAGCTGGTACAACGCCGAGCGGGTGCTGGTAGACGATCAGGCACTGCGCCAGGCCCGCCTGGCGCTGGCTTTGGCAACGCGGCAGGTGCTGCAGAACGGCCTTTCCCTGCTGGGGGTTTCGCAACCGGTGAGCATGTGA
- the ubiB gene encoding ubiquinone biosynthesis regulatory protein kinase UbiB: MRIFRLIRIARVAYLYGLDKLILDHELGGGFRVRLLQAVQRLMFWRDYSEQMRAPRAVRLRQALEALGPIFVKFGQLLSTRRDLLPLDIADELAKLQDRVPPFPSDLAIAELEKAYGKPVDQVFKEFDRAPVASASVAQVHFAVLPDGREVAVKILRPGIQPVIEHDIALLQVAASLLETLWADGRRLKPREVVAEFDKYLHYELDLMREAANCSQLRRNFEGSDLLILPEVHWDWCTQSVMVMERMHGTTISQIDVLREKGVDIPRLARAGVEIFFTQVFRDGFFHADMHPGNIFVATEEPRKGQYIALDFGIVGTLSDEDKNYLARNFLAFFQRDYKRVAEVHIESGWAPKGTRVDEFEAAIRSVCEPFFDRPLKEISLGRVLLRLFQTSRQFNVEIQPQLVLLQKTLLNVEGLGRELDPELDLWKTALPYLERWMSEQLGWLALENNIKREAASWAKLLPTLPRLVHQALVATATPAPNLELESLAAEIRGMRQLLWLAFAVAAFALGFAIIQ, from the coding sequence GTGCGCATCTTCCGCCTGATCCGTATCGCCCGCGTTGCCTATCTTTACGGCCTCGACAAGCTGATCCTAGATCACGAGCTCGGGGGCGGCTTCCGGGTGCGCCTGCTTCAGGCGGTGCAGCGGCTGATGTTCTGGCGCGACTATTCGGAGCAGATGCGGGCACCGCGCGCCGTGCGCCTGCGCCAGGCACTCGAAGCCCTCGGGCCGATCTTCGTCAAGTTCGGCCAGTTGCTGTCGACCCGGCGCGACCTGCTGCCGCTGGACATCGCCGACGAGCTGGCGAAGCTGCAGGATCGCGTGCCGCCCTTTCCGTCGGACCTCGCCATCGCCGAACTGGAGAAGGCCTATGGCAAACCGGTGGATCAGGTCTTCAAGGAATTCGACCGGGCGCCGGTTGCCTCGGCGTCCGTGGCGCAGGTGCATTTCGCGGTGCTCCCGGACGGCCGCGAAGTCGCGGTGAAAATCCTGCGGCCCGGCATCCAGCCGGTGATCGAGCACGACATCGCCCTGCTGCAGGTCGCCGCCAGCCTGCTCGAAACGCTCTGGGCCGATGGCCGCCGGCTCAAGCCGCGCGAGGTGGTCGCCGAGTTCGACAAATACCTGCACTACGAACTGGACCTGATGCGCGAAGCCGCCAACTGCTCGCAACTGCGGCGCAACTTCGAAGGTTCCGACCTGCTGATCCTGCCCGAGGTGCATTGGGACTGGTGCACGCAAAGCGTGATGGTCATGGAGCGCATGCACGGCACGACGATTTCGCAGATCGACGTGCTGCGCGAGAAGGGCGTCGACATTCCGCGCCTGGCCCGCGCCGGCGTCGAAATCTTTTTCACCCAGGTGTTCCGCGACGGTTTCTTCCACGCCGACATGCATCCCGGCAACATCTTTGTCGCCACCGAGGAGCCGCGCAAAGGGCAGTACATCGCGCTTGACTTCGGCATCGTCGGCACCCTGTCGGATGAGGACAAGAACTACCTGGCGCGGAATTTCCTCGCCTTCTTCCAGCGTGACTACAAGCGTGTCGCCGAGGTGCACATCGAGTCCGGCTGGGCGCCCAAGGGCACGCGCGTCGACGAGTTCGAAGCGGCGATCCGCTCCGTCTGCGAACCTTTCTTCGACCGGCCGCTCAAGGAAATTTCCCTGGGCCGCGTGCTGCTGCGCCTGTTCCAGACCTCGCGCCAGTTCAACGTCGAAATCCAGCCGCAGCTGGTGCTGCTGCAGAAGACCCTGCTCAACGTCGAAGGCCTCGGCCGCGAACTCGACCCCGAACTCGATTTGTGGAAGACGGCCCTGCCCTACCTCGAACGCTGGATGAGCGAACAGCTGGGCTGGCTGGCGCTGGAAAACAACATCAAGCGCGAGGCGGCGAGCTGGGCCAAGCTGCTGCCGACCCTGCCGCGGCTGGTGCATCAGGCGCTCGTGGCCACCGCGACCCCGGCGCCCAACCTGGAGCTGGAGAGCCTGGCCGCGGAAATACGCGGCATGCGCCAGCTGCTTTGGCTGGCGTTCGCCGTCGCTGCCTTTGCGCTGGGTTTCGCGATCATTCAATAA
- a CDS encoding sodium:solute symporter family protein: MLVWFVVLYLMVSVGIGLFAATRVHNARDFAVAGRSLPLPVVTATVFATWFGAEAVFGVSATFVKDGLGGVVADPFGSSMCLIIAGIIFSRYLYKLNIITLGDFYRMRYNRTVEVVTTVCIVLSYLGWVAAQIKALGLIFFVVTDGAVSQNAGMILGAAIVLTYTVFGGMFSVAILDFVQMAVSMGGLLFIAWTVSGKVGGGATAVFDHAAAAGKLDFFPPPDPWLWLTFLGTWMTMMLGSIPQQDVFQRITSAKTANIALWGSVLGASIYFCFTFVPMFIAYSATLIDPALFTELLAKDTQLVLPTLVLQHTPLFAQVLFFGAVLSAIMSCSSATLLAPSVTFAENVIRGFYPSMGDHQFLRVMRGCLVVFTCIVLGFALKSEASIFKMVENAYKVTLAGAFVPLAAGIFWRHATTQGALAATFGGLVSWVLIEVMIGEASPVPPQLIGLGVSILGMLAGSLLPQWVGHRLPGHDPHAILHHHAAAQTHHAEPEHKH; the protein is encoded by the coding sequence ATGCTGGTCTGGTTCGTCGTGCTCTATCTGATGGTGTCGGTCGGCATCGGATTGTTCGCCGCCACCCGCGTCCATAACGCCAGGGATTTCGCCGTCGCCGGCCGCAGCCTGCCGCTGCCGGTGGTGACCGCCACGGTGTTCGCCACCTGGTTCGGCGCCGAGGCGGTGTTCGGCGTCTCCGCCACCTTCGTCAAGGACGGCCTCGGCGGCGTGGTGGCCGATCCCTTCGGCTCCTCGATGTGCCTGATCATCGCCGGCATCATTTTCTCGCGCTACCTCTACAAGCTCAACATCATCACGCTGGGCGACTTCTACCGCATGCGCTACAACCGCACCGTGGAAGTCGTTACCACGGTCTGCATCGTGCTCTCCTACCTGGGCTGGGTGGCGGCGCAGATCAAGGCGCTGGGGCTGATCTTCTTCGTCGTCACCGACGGCGCCGTCTCGCAGAACGCCGGCATGATCCTCGGCGCGGCGATCGTGCTGACCTACACGGTGTTCGGCGGCATGTTCTCGGTGGCGATCCTCGATTTCGTGCAGATGGCGGTGTCGATGGGCGGCCTGCTGTTCATCGCCTGGACGGTCAGCGGCAAAGTCGGCGGTGGCGCCACGGCGGTGTTCGACCACGCGGCGGCCGCCGGCAAGCTGGATTTCTTTCCGCCGCCCGATCCCTGGCTGTGGCTCACCTTCCTTGGCACCTGGATGACCATGATGCTGGGCTCCATTCCGCAGCAGGACGTGTTCCAGCGCATCACCTCGGCGAAGACGGCGAACATCGCACTGTGGGGCTCGGTGCTCGGCGCCTCGATCTATTTCTGCTTCACTTTCGTGCCGATGTTCATCGCCTACTCGGCGACGCTGATCGATCCGGCGCTGTTTACCGAGCTGCTGGCCAAGGACACGCAACTGGTTCTGCCGACACTGGTCTTGCAGCACACGCCGCTGTTCGCCCAGGTGCTGTTCTTCGGCGCCGTGCTGTCGGCGATCATGAGTTGTTCCTCGGCGACGTTGCTGGCGCCTTCCGTGACCTTCGCCGAGAACGTGATCCGGGGCTTTTACCCCAGCATGGGCGACCACCAGTTCCTGCGTGTCATGCGCGGCTGCCTGGTGGTGTTCACCTGCATCGTGCTCGGTTTCGCGCTGAAGTCGGAGGCCTCGATCTTCAAGATGGTGGAGAACGCCTACAAGGTGACCCTGGCCGGCGCCTTCGTGCCGCTGGCCGCCGGCATCTTCTGGCGCCATGCGACGACGCAGGGCGCGCTGGCGGCGACCTTCGGCGGCCTCGTGTCGTGGGTGCTGATCGAAGTCATGATCGGCGAAGCCAGCCCGGTGCCGCCGCAACTGATCGGGCTCGGCGTGTCGATCCTCGGCATGCTGGCCGGCTCGCTGCTGCCGCAATGGGTCGGTCACCGGCTGCCGGGACACGACCCGCACGCGATCCTGCATCACCATGCCGCCGCGCAAACGCATCATGCCGAGCCGGAACACAAGCATTAG